A window from Vulpes lagopus strain Blue_001 chromosome 23, ASM1834538v1, whole genome shotgun sequence encodes these proteins:
- the DUSP6 gene encoding dual specificity protein phosphatase 6, producing MIDTLRPVPFASEMAISKTVAWLNEQLELGNERLLLMDCRPQELYESSHIESAINVAIPGIMLRRLQKGNLPVRALFTRGEDRDRFTRRCGTDTVVLYDESSSDWNENTGGESVLGLLLKKLKDEGCRAFYLEGGFSKFQAEFALHCETNLDGSCSSSSPPLPVLGLGGLRISSDSSSDIESDLDRDPNSATDSDGSPLSNSQPSFPVEILPFLYLGCAKDSTNLDVLEEFGIKYILNVTPNLPNLFENAGEFKYKQIPISDHWSQNLSQFFPEAISFIDEARGKNCGVLVHCLAGISRSVTVTVAYLMQKLNLSMNDAYDIVKMKKSNISPNFNFMGQLLDFERTLGLSSPCDNRVPAQQLYFTTPSNQNVYQVDSLQST from the exons ATGATAGATACGCTCAGACCCGTGCCCTTCGCGTCGGAAATGGCGATCAGCAAGACCGTGGCGTGGCTCAACGAGCAGCTGGAGCTGGGCAACGAGCGGCTGCTGCTGATGGACTGCCGGCCGCAGGAGCTGTACGAGTCGTCGCACATCGAGTCGGCCATCAACGTGGCCATCCCGGGCATCATGCTGCGGCGCCTGCAGAAGGGCAACCTGCCCGTGCGCGCGCTCTTCACGCGCGGCGAGGACCGCGACCGCTTCACGCGGCGCTGCGGCACCGACACGGTCGTGCTCTACGACGAGAGCAGCAGCGACTGGAACGAGAACACCGGCGGCGAGTCCGTGCTCGGGTTGCTGCTCAAGAAGCTCAAGGACGAGGGCTGCCGGGCCTTCTACCTGGAAG GTGGCTTCAGTAAGTTCCAAGCCGAGTTCGCCCTGCACTGCGAGACCAACCTGGACGGCTCGTGTAGCAGCAGCTCGCCACCGTTGCCAGTGCTGGGGCTCGGGGGCCTGCGGATCAGCTCCGACTCCTCCTCGGATATTGAGTCTGACCTTGACCGAGACCCCAATAGCGCGACGGACTCGGATGGCAGCCCGCTCTCCAACAGCCAGCCTTCTTTCCCCGTGGAGATCTTGCCCTTCCTCTACTTGGGCTGTGCCAAGGACTCCACCAACCTGGACGTGTTGGAGGAGTTCGGCATCAAATACATCTTGAACGTCACCCCCAATTTGCCGAATCTCTTTGAGAACGCAGGAGAGTTCAAATACAAGCAGATCCCCATCTCGGATCACTGGAGTCAAAACCTGTCCCAGTTTTTCCCCGAGGCCATTTCTTTCATAG ATGAAGCCCGGGGCAAAAACTGTGGTGTCTTGGTGCATTGCTTGGCTGGCATCAGCCGCTCGGTCACTGTCACTGTGGCTTATCTTATGCAGAAGCTCAATCTGTCAATGAACGATGCTTACGACATTGTCAAGATGAAGAAATCCAACATCTCCCCCAATTTCAACTTCATGGGCCAGCTGCTGGACTTCGAGAGGACGCTTGGACTCAGCAGCCCCTGTGACAATCGGGTCCCCGCGCAGCAGCTCTATTTCACCACCCCCTCCAACCAGAATGTCTACCAAGTGGACTCCCTGCAGTCCACGTGA